The Streptococcus iniae genome contains the following window.
AAAGAAGATTAAGGTTAATGGTGTAGCAAGTTTGTAGTAAGGCATTAAAAAGCCATCTTGCATAAAGTCACTTGACTGACGGTATTTCCAGTGAGCTACCATTGTTAAGGCGTAGATTGCAATGTAAACACCTGATGAAGATGCTGCAATCAGTGAGAAAGCATCAGAGACACCTGGTAAGACGTTAATAATAGCTGAAATACCAACGATAACGGCTGAGAAAATAATAGCTTTACTTGGAACACCTTGTTTGGATAACGTATTTAATTTCAAGTTATTCGTTAATTTGTTTGAATTTTCATTAGCTAACTGATACAGATGTCGTCCTGTTGAATATAAAACTGAGTTCAATGCTGACGCTGATGATGTTAAGACAACAAAGTTAATCAAGGCAGCTGCCCACTTAATTCCCAAAAGTTGAAAAACCATAACAAATGGAGATTTATCAATCGGTAATTGATGCCATGGCACAATAGCCATAATCGAAATTAAAGAACCAACGTAAAAAATAACAATACGAACTGGAATATCTTTAATAGCTTTTGGTAAAACTTGTCTTGGATTTGCCGTTTCTGATGTTGTGATACCAACAAACTCAATTGCTTGATAAGCAAAGAATACCATTTGGAAACCCATTAAGAATTTCAATTTGCCATTTGGGAAAAATTCAAACTTACTTGATAAATTCATCAGACTGGCGTGACCAGTAGGCGTTTCAAAACCAGTTAAAACCATAAAAATTGCCGTAGCAATCAAAGCAACAATAGCAACAATTTTAATCATGGCAAACCAAAATTCGGTTTCACCAAAAATACGAACTGCAATAAGGTTAATGGATGACAAAATAACTAAGAAAACCAATTGAATTAACCAGGAATGCCAGTTAGGAAACCAGTATTGAACGTAAGTTCCAACTGCTGTTATATCAGCCATTCCAATAAATATCAAGGAAATCCAGTAGGAAAGCCCTGAAAAATAGCCCCAACCTGGGCCAATATACTTGGTAATGAAGTTAATAAAGGTGTGTTGGTCTGGATCAAAATACAGCATTTCTCCGATGGCACGCATCATCATAAACATGAAAAATCCAGTGATGATATAAACTAATAAAATAGAAGGACCTGTTAAGGAAATCGCACGACCAGCTCCTAAAAATAAGCCTGTTCCAATTGTTCCTGCAATAGCAATCAATTGAACATGACGATTTTCAAGACCTCTGACCATACCATTTTCTAGTTCGGTATTTTCGTCTGTTTTATGGTTTGACATTATAAACTCCATTCAATAAAATATGTGTTATTATACCCTTTTTTCAGAATATTTGCAATACGGCTCATTTGAGCCTGCTAAAAAGACCAAAACAGGTCATGTTTTGATCTTATTTTTAATATTATACCATATTTTCAATAAAATGATAAACACCTTGACCTGCAATGGCACCATCTCCAACTGCAGTTGTAATTTGACGCAAATCTTTTTGCCTTACATCACCAATGGCAAATATACCAGGAACACTTGTTTTCATGTGGCTATCTGTTTCAATCCAACCTTCTACATCACAAATCCCCAAATTCTGAACCATGCTGGTTACAGGAATCATTCCCACATAAATGAAAACACCACCAAAAGCATGATTGGTCACTTCTTCCGTTTTCACATTTTTAATAGCTACTTCAGATACCTTGATGGCATCGCCTTTAATTTCTTCTACTACTGAATCCCAAATAAATGTTATTTTTTCATTGGCAAAGGCACGGTCTTGTAGAATTTTCTGAGCTCTTAATTGGTCACGGCGATGAACAACTGTAACACTTTTAGCAAATTGAGTCAGGTAAATTGCTTCTTCAACGGCAGAATCACCACCTCCAACAACCAAGAGGTCTTGATTACGGAAAAACGCCCCATCACAAACCGCACAGTAAGAAACGCCACGGCTTGTGAATTCCTCTTCACCTTTAACACCTAGAAGCTTGTATTTAGCACCTGTAGCAACAATAATCGTTTTGGCATCAAAGGATTGATCTTCTGTTGTTACACGCTTAAAATGGCCCATATCTTCAACAGATTGAACAATACCATAGATATGCTCAACCTCAAATTTTTCAAGTGGTTCAAACATCTTCATCGACAATTCTGGACCTGAAATATGATCATAACCAGGATAGTTTTCGATCTCAGAAGTATTATTCATTTGACCACCCGGTGCTCCTTGCTCAATAATAGCTACTTTTAAATTACTACGAGCAGCATATAAAGCCGCTGTCATTCCAGCAGGACCTGAACCTACTATTAATGTATCATACATGCTTGGTTTTTCTCCTTTGTTACTAATTGACATCATTTTACCAATGTCAGCTTTTTATTGCAATGTTTACGACTTCAACACAATCAAGATACTCATAAAGGCAAATGACAAAACAGGTATCAATAAAAGAGCAATCATGATCATCTCATATAAAAAATGTTGTCTTTCTGAAGCTGTTTTATCTAATTTACGTTTCGCTCGAAAGAAAATCCAAAAGCCACAAATACTCAAGACTGTTATTGTTGAAAAGAGTAAGCCTTGAAGATAAATCGTCATTAATTCTGCAAACATCTTGCCACCCATTCATTTCATTCTTTTTCCTTGCTAATAGTGTCAACAAGAAAAGTCTAGGATAATCCCAGACCCTTTTATTATATCAAAAGTCATCTATTAAATATATGATTTTGAGTACTTGTTGAAAAATTCTTTTGTTCTGACTTCTCTAGGATGGTTAAAAATCTGATCAGCCGTACCTTCTTCTAAAATACTTCCATTGTCAAGAAACAACACACGATCAGCAACTTGCTCAACAAAATGCATATCATGACTAACCAAAACCATTGTTTGACCCGTTTTAGCGGCATCAGCAATTGATTTTTCAACTTCACCAACCAATTCCGGATCTAACGCAGATGTTGGTTCATCTAATAAAAGAACATCTGGTTGCATGGCCAGTGCTCTAGCCAAGGCAACCCTCTGTTTTTGCCCACCAGAGAGATGGCGGGGGTAATGATTTTCACGATCTGATAAGCCTACTTTTGCCAATTGCAGTTTAGCAATTGCAGTCGCCTCTTGATTGCTCATCTTTTTAACAACAATCAAACCTTCTTTGACGTTTTCCAAAGCTGTTTTACGCTCAAAAAGATTGAACTGTTGAAAAACCATGGCTAATTTACGTCTAAGAATCAAAACCTCTTCTGATTTAATTGTCTCAAAATCAACAAAGAAGTCATCAATTTTGATAGAGCCTTTGTCAGGTTTTTCAAGATAATTCATACTGCGTAAAAAGGTTGACTTGCCAGCACCTGACGCTCCAACTAAGGCAATAACCTCTCCTTTTTCAATGGTCAAACTTAAATCATCTAATACCTTTTGACCTGAAAAATGTTTACTTAAATGGGAAATCTCTATCATTAGCGTAAGTCTCCAATCTTTGTATCGAGTTGATTTTCAGGGCTTTGAATTGCCATTTTATTTTCAATGAAGCGGCCCAATTGTTCAATCAAAATACTAATAAACCAATAAATCAAAGCTACCGAAATATAGCGCTCAAAATAGCGGTAATCAGCACCTCCTAGAATTTGTGCTTGTGCAAACATTTCAACAATTCCCGCGTTAAAGGCTAATGATGTGCCCTTGGTAAGACCTATCAAACCATTAATTAAGGTCGGCGTCGCTACTACAGCCGCATTTGGAATGATAACACGCTGATAAACTTGTCTAGCTGTCATTCCTAAACTTTTAGCTGCTTCAACTTCCCCACTATTAACAGATAAGATTGCTGCTCTAATTGTTTCACTAGTATATGCCGCCTCATTAAAAGCAAAAGCCATAATAGCAAATACCGAAGCGGGAATAGCATTAATATTCCAGTTAAAGCCATACTTAACATTGAGGTATTTTAAGAATAAAGGAATGCCATAATAAGTTAGCATCAATTGCACTAAAATCGGTGTTCCACGTAAAAAACTAACCATAACAGCTTGAATAGGATATAGAATCTTTACGCGATTAATCTTTACAATGGCAAAAATAAGAGCTAAGAATAGGCCAAGTACAGCGCCAACAACTGTTAAAAACAAAGTAATTGGTAAGCGTTGCAAAATATCTGGAATAGCATCAAATACAGCTTTCCAACTAAAAAGACTTCCTTCTGGAATATGGTCAACAAGCTTTTCGTACCAATTCCAACCACTTGCTAAAGTGTAGACTGACATAATTTCTCCTTAAAGTGCTAGATTCTTTTAGTTTAGCACTAGTCTTAAAATGTGTAAACAATTCTGCTTCCAAAGCCTAAGCATATCAGCTTAAAGGCCCCTAAGAGATTATTATTTTCTGATTTTTTTACATAAAGATGTAGCTACTATCATAACAAAATTCGAGCCTACTGAATAATATTTTTTTATTATCACACTCATTAGTAAAGCCTATCACACTGAAAATGTACCAAAAAGCTCCTGATTAACTCATCAGAAGCTTAAGAGTTTAAAAACTTTGTTTTCTAGCTTTACGTTCTGCTCTTCCACGCGCTTTGTTTTCTGAACGACGTTCTTTACGACGTTTTTCATCAACAACCCACTGAATTTTCTTCTTATAAGCTGGTTTAACCTTTTTCTTTTTCTTTTTAACCAGACCAATCATTTCAGTGTCTAATTTCTGATATGATTTTTCACGACTATTACGGCGATCACGATCATAAGTATCCTGAAACTCACCATCTTTTAGGACTTTAGGAACAAAGGCGATGCCCATTTTCTCAAGTTCCTTGATATCAGAATCATCACTTGGCTGATAAAGAGTAATAGCTGTGCCTGTGAGACCATTACGCCCAGTACGACCAACACGGTGCACAAAGAATGAAAGATCCTGAGGAATAGCATCATTGATTACATG
Protein-coding sequences here:
- a CDS encoding amino acid permease gives rise to the protein MSNHKTDENTELENGMVRGLENRHVQLIAIAGTIGTGLFLGAGRAISLTGPSILLVYIITGFFMFMMMRAIGEMLYFDPDQHTFINFITKYIGPGWGYFSGLSYWISLIFIGMADITAVGTYVQYWFPNWHSWLIQLVFLVILSSINLIAVRIFGETEFWFAMIKIVAIVALIATAIFMVLTGFETPTGHASLMNLSSKFEFFPNGKLKFLMGFQMVFFAYQAIEFVGITTSETANPRQVLPKAIKDIPVRIVIFYVGSLISIMAIVPWHQLPIDKSPFVMVFQLLGIKWAAALINFVVLTSSASALNSVLYSTGRHLYQLANENSNKLTNNLKLNTLSKQGVPSKAIIFSAVIVGISAIINVLPGVSDAFSLIAASSSGVYIAIYALTMVAHWKYRQSSDFMQDGFLMPYYKLATPLTLIFFAFVFVSLFLQESTYIGAIWASIWIIVFGIYCNRRFKLVVKN
- the trxB gene encoding thioredoxin-disulfide reductase, whose product is MYDTLIVGSGPAGMTAALYAARSNLKVAIIEQGAPGGQMNNTSEIENYPGYDHISGPELSMKMFEPLEKFEVEHIYGIVQSVEDMGHFKRVTTEDQSFDAKTIIVATGAKYKLLGVKGEEEFTSRGVSYCAVCDGAFFRNQDLLVVGGGDSAVEEAIYLTQFAKSVTVVHRRDQLRAQKILQDRAFANEKITFIWDSVVEEIKGDAIKVSEVAIKNVKTEEVTNHAFGGVFIYVGMIPVTSMVQNLGICDVEGWIETDSHMKTSVPGIFAIGDVRQKDLRQITTAVGDGAIAGQGVYHFIENMV
- a CDS encoding DUF4059 family protein encodes the protein MFAELMTIYLQGLLFSTITVLSICGFWIFFRAKRKLDKTASERQHFLYEMIMIALLLIPVLSFAFMSILIVLKS
- a CDS encoding amino acid ABC transporter ATP-binding protein; protein product: MIEISHLSKHFSGQKVLDDLSLTIEKGEVIALVGASGAGKSTFLRSMNYLEKPDKGSIKIDDFFVDFETIKSEEVLILRRKLAMVFQQFNLFERKTALENVKEGLIVVKKMSNQEATAIAKLQLAKVGLSDRENHYPRHLSGGQKQRVALARALAMQPDVLLLDEPTSALDPELVGEVEKSIADAAKTGQTMVLVSHDMHFVEQVADRVLFLDNGSILEEGTADQIFNHPREVRTKEFFNKYSKSYI
- a CDS encoding amino acid ABC transporter permease translates to MSVYTLASGWNWYEKLVDHIPEGSLFSWKAVFDAIPDILQRLPITLFLTVVGAVLGLFLALIFAIVKINRVKILYPIQAVMVSFLRGTPILVQLMLTYYGIPLFLKYLNVKYGFNWNINAIPASVFAIMAFAFNEAAYTSETIRAAILSVNSGEVEAAKSLGMTARQVYQRVIIPNAAVVATPTLINGLIGLTKGTSLAFNAGIVEMFAQAQILGGADYRYFERYISVALIYWFISILIEQLGRFIENKMAIQSPENQLDTKIGDLR